One genomic region from Leguminivora glycinivorella isolate SPB_JAAS2020 chromosome 8, LegGlyc_1.1, whole genome shotgun sequence encodes:
- the LOC125228755 gene encoding ethanolamine kinase: MSSVCLPAGDIFVPVQIEENDIYTGIFKLLEGIRPEWSKEHIKFKLYTDGITNKLVACQYQSQDQFNDNISNGDNIVLVRIYGNKTDLIIDRTAELRNIKKLNVLGLAPKIYGIFENGLAYQYYPGVTLNVDTVLDSKVWPLVAKQMAKMHKVQLGPEVTKNPMVWDKIEQFLNLLPEPFSNETKQKRFVDNFGSLTRLRIESERFKSYVTKTESPIVFAHNDLLLGNVIHNQDEGTISFIDYEYAAYNYQAFDIANHFNEFVGLSIDDIDYSKYPSKEFQMSWIAAYLAEFLDVDTADQRAVEKVYDEVQQLALASHFMWGVWSLVQFELSDIDFDFGRYAKIRLDRYFELKDSIFKQLS, translated from the exons ATGAGTTCTGTTTGCTTACCTGCTGGGGACATTTTTGTGCCTGTGCAAATTGAGGAAAATGATATATATACTGGAATATTTAAGCTTCTTGAAGGTATACGGCCCGAATGGTCTAAGGAACATATAAAGTTTAAG TTGTACACTGATGGTATTACAAATAAACTTGTTGCATGCCAATACCAATCCCAGGATCAGTTTAATGATAATATTAGCAATGGAGATAATATTGTTCTCGTTCGTATATATGGAAATAAAACAGATCTGATTATTGACAGAACTGCTGAATTGAG GAACATAAAGAAACTCAATGTTCTTGGCTTGGCACCAAAAATATATGGAATATTTGAAAATGGATTAGCTTACCAATACTATCCAGGAGTAACTCTTAATGTGGACACTGTTTTAGATTCAAAAGTTTGGCCACTAGTGGCAAAGCAAATGGCGAAAATGCATAAAGTTCAATTGGGACCTGAG GTGACAAAAAATCCTATGGTATGGGATAAGATTgaacaatttttaaatttattaccaGAACCATTTTCAAACGAAACTAAACAAAAGAG ATTTGTCGATAACTTTGGCTCACTAACCAGACTAAGGATAGAATCCGAGCGATTTAAGTCATATGTAACAAAAACCGAGAGCCCGATCGTGTTTGCTCACAATGATTTACTTCTAGGAAACGTTATCCACAACCAAGATGAAGGAACCATATCTTTTATAGATTATGAATACGCTGCGTATAATTACCAAGCTTTTGATATAGCAAACCATTTCAATGAATTTGTTG GGCTATCGATAGATGATATCGATTACAGCAAATATCCCAGCAAGGAATTCCAGATGTCTTGGATAGCTGCGTACTTGGCGGAGTTTTTGGATGTGGATACAGCAGACCAAAGGGCAGTGGAGAAAGTCTATGACGAAGTCCAACAACTGGCCTTGGCCTCCCATTTTATGTGGGGAGTGTGGTCATTGGTGCAATTCGAACTTTCTGATATCGATTTTGATTTTGGAAG